The Coccidioides posadasii str. Silveira chromosome 3, complete sequence genome contains a region encoding:
- a CDS encoding uncharacterized protein (EggNog:ENOG410PFI2~COG:P~TransMembrane:10 (i21-44o56-74i201-218o224-241i411-430o1052-1072i1079-1097o1117-1137i1197-1216o1228-1250i)~BUSCO:481at33183), producing MTRLIDNAQIRSAALRKPLPVQLHAYVWPFLIIWPAFLAFYLSPERYDKYIQGSEWTFVWAGSIITLQALLWLMTKWNVNIDALFTTTAAKSVDDAQLIKVLPVANAGSAEICPLITEYTGGRNHLSFIFQKRRFLYYPEKKSFAPLSYALDVEPKPLLREFQESRGLTSPAQIEHIQNHYGDNTFDIPVPTFVELFKEHAVAPFFVFQVFCVGLWLLDEYWYYSLFTLFMLVAFESTVVWQRQRTLNEFRSMSIKPYDVWVYRENRWVEISSDKLLPGDLLSVNRTKEDSGVACDILMIGGSAIVNEAMLSGESTPLLKDSIQLRPGDESIDPNGLDKNSFLYGGTKVLQISQPSSTSDESANVRFNAPPPPDNGALGVVIKTGFETSQGSLVRTMIYSTEPVSANNVEALLFILFLLMFAIAASWYVWQEGVSKDRKRSKLLLDCILIVTSVVPPELPMELSLAVNTSLAALSKYAIFCTEPFRIPYAGRVDIACFDKTGTLTGEDLLVEGIAGLTLGRKGAAVSPDGAHTQVTKVEDVNDETTLVLATAHALVKLDEGEIVGDPMEKATLTSLGWKLGQHDVLTSKPGAPARVGGRVLESVQIKRRFQFSSALKRQSAVATVTSTDRQSAKRVKGTFVGVKGAPETISTMLVSVPPYYEETFKYFTRNGARVLALGYKYLNSEAELSPGRINNLKREDVEANLHFAGFLVLQCPLKEDAVKALQMLNESSHRVVMITGDNPLTAVHVARQVEIVDRDTLILDAPEHDTSKTRLVWRSIDDKFCVDVDPTKPLDETILQTKDLCVTGYALEKFRGQKGLRDLLRHTWVYARVSPKQKEDILLGMKDAGYTTLMCGDGTNDVGALKQAHVGIALLNGTPEDLSRIAEHFRMTKMKEIYEKQVSLMQRFNQPTPPVPLHIAHLYPPGPNNPNYEKAMLREAEKKGPAAVAALQQANGIPTIVSPGAQALQQANANLTPQQHREQQAKVAAAGLADRLTSTMMEQELDEDEPPTLKLGDASVAAPFTSKLANVIAIPNIIRQGRCTLVATIQMYKILALNCLISAYSLSVIYLDGIKFGDGQVTISGMLMSVCFLSISRAKPVEGLSKERPQPNIFNVYIVGSVLGQFAIHVATLIYLSQYVYSIEPRHENIDLEKEFEPTLLNSAVYLLQLIQQISTFSINYQGRPFRESIRENRGMYWGLTLTSLVTFSCATEFIPELNEKLRLVPFTFEFKAVLTTLMIVDYAGCWLIENGLKRFFSDYRPKDIAIRRPDQIAREEARRLKEKEEEEREKEATRKI from the exons at GACTCGGCTTATAGACAACGCCCAGATACGATCTGCGGCCCTTAGAAAACCTCTCCCAGTCCAACTGCACGCCTATGTCTGGCCCTTCCTCATCATATGGCCGGCGTTCCTTGCCTTCTATCTCTCCCCCGAACGATACGACAAATACATTCAGGGCTCCGAGTGGACCTTCGTCTGGGCTGGCTCGATAATTACGCTTCAAGCTTTGCTATGGTTGATGACCAAATGGAACGTCAATATCGATGCCCTCTTCACTACCACCGCTGCAAAATCTGTCGACGATGCCCAGCTCATCAAGGTCCTTCCCGTGGCTAACGCTGGATCGGCGGAGATCTGTCCGTTGATTACAGAGTACACTGGCGGAAGGAACCATCTTTCGTTCATTTTCCAGAAACGTCGTTTCTTGTACTATCCCGAGAAAAAGTCCTTTGCCCCTCTTTCATATGCTCTCGACGTCGAACCGAAGCCACTTTTAAGAGAGTTTCAGGAAAGCCGCGGGTTAACATCCCCCGCTCAAATCGAACACATCCAGAACCATTATGGCGATAATACATTCGATATCCCGGTACCGACCTTTGTCGAGCTATTCAAGGAGCACGCCGTTGCCCCGTTTTTCGTTTTCCAGGTCTTCTGCGTTGGGTTGTGGCTCTTGGATGAATATTGGTATTATTCGCTGTTCACACTATTTATGCTCGTCGCATTTGAGAGTACGGTTGTGTGGCAACGTCAAAGGACCCTGAATGAATTCCGAAGCATGAGTATCAAACCATACGATGTCTGGGTGTACAGAGAAAATCGTTGGGTTGAGATCAGCAGTGATAAATTGCTCCCCGGTGATTTACTCTCTGTGAATCGCACGAAGGAAGACAGTGGTGTTGCATGTGATATTCTCATGATTGGCGGTAGCGCGATCGTCAATGAGGCTATGCTCTCAGGAGAGAGTACCCCTTTGCTGAAAGACTCTATCCAGTTACGTCCAGGTGATGAAAGCATTGACCCTAACGGACTTGACAAGAACTCGTTCCTCTACGGAGGTACAAAGGTCCTGCAAATTAGTCAACCCAGCTCTACCTCAGATGAGAGTGCCAACGTCCGATTCAACGCCCCGCCTCCTCCCGATAATGGAGCCCTCGGTGTTGTAATCAAGACCGGGTTCGAGACCAGCCAGGGTAGTTTGGTTCGCACTATGATATACTCGACAGAGCCGGTATCTGCCAACAACGTGGAAGCACTGTTGTTTATCCTGTTTTTGTTAATGTTCGCCATCGCAGCATCCTGGTATGTCTGGCAAGAAGGGGTTTCTAAGGATCGAAAGAGATCGAAATTGCTGCTAGACTGCATCTTAATTGTCACAAGCGTCGTGCCGCCAGAACTACCAATGGAGTTAAGTTTAGCCGTCAACACTAGTCTCGCCGCACTCAGCAAATACGCCATCTTTTGCACCGAGCCGTTCAGAATTCCATACGCTGGGCGTGTTGACATCGCTTGTTTCGACAAAACTGGAACTTTGACTGGAGAAGACCTCCTGGTGGAAGGTATCGCAGGTCTGACTTTGGGACGAAAGGGTGCAGCTGTGTCACCAGATGGGGCACACACTCAAGTTACAAAAGTCGAAGATGTGAATGACGAGACTACCCTTGTGCTTGCTACTGCCCACGCACTTGTTAAGTTGGATGAAGGAGAAATCGTTGGTGACCCAATGGAAAAAGCGACACTCACCTCACTGGGGTGGAAACTTGGCCAACATGATGTGTTGACTAGCAAACCAGGAGCTCCTGCCAGAGTTGGAGGGCGAGTGCTAGAATCTGTTCAGATTAAGCGGCGATTCCAGTTCTCGTCTGCTTTGAAACGACAGAGCGCGGTGGCAACCGTCACTAGCACAGATAGACAATCGGCGAAGAGAGTCAAAGGTACCTTCGTCGGAGTGAAGGGTGCCCCCGAAACAATCAGCACCATGCTCGTCTCCGTCCCTCCCTACTACGAGGAGACATTTAAGTACTTTACCCGCAATGGAGCTAGAGTCCTTGCGTTAGGCTACAAGTACCTGAATTCCGAGGCAGAGTTGAGCCCCGGGCGAATCAACAATTTAAAACGTGAAGATGTTGAAGCCAATTTACATTTTGCGGGTTTCCTAGTTCTTCAATGCCCTTTGAAGGAAGATGCTGTCAAGGCTTTGCAAATGCTCAACGAAAGCAGCCATAGAGTGGTTATGATCACTGGTGACAATCCCTTGACCGCAGTTCATGTCGCGAGACAAGTAGAAATCGTGGATCGGGATACGCTTATTCTCGACGCCCCAGAGCACGACACTTCAAAAACAAGGCTTGTATGGCGCAGCATCGACGATAAGTTTTGTGTTGATGTCGATCCTACAAAGCCGTTAGATGAGACAATCCTCCAGACAAAAGACCTCTGTGTGACAGGGTACGCTTTGGAAAAGTTCCGTGGCCAGAAGGGTCTTCGTGACCTTCTTCGCCATACTTGGGTGTATGCACGGGTATCACCGAAGCAAAAGGAAGATATTCTTCTAGGCATGAAGGATGCTGGCTACACAACGTTGATGTGCGGCGATGGTACCAACGATGTCGGCGCCCTAAAGCAGGCCCATGTCGGTATTGCGCTCCTAAACGGGACACCTGAGGATCTCAGTAGGATTGCTGAGCATTTCAGAATGACTAAAATGAAAGAAATATATGAGAAGCAGGTTTCTCTTATGCAAAGATTTAATCAACCGACGCCTCCAGTGCCTCTGCACATTGCTCATCTCTACCCACCAGGACCTAACAACCCAAATTACGAGAAAGCTATGCTTCGTGAAGCCGAAAAGAAAGGTCCAGCCGCCGTTGCTGCTCTGCAACAAGCAAATGGAATTCCTACTATTGTCTCCCCAGGTGCCCAAGCCCTCCAGCAAGCCAACGCCAACCTTACACCTCAGCAACATCGCGAGCAACAAGCGAAAGTTGCTGCCGCTGGACTTGCAGATAGGCTCACCTCAACTATGATGGAGCAAGAATTAGACGAAGATGAGCCACCGACACTCAAGTTGGGTGATGCATCTGTAGCTGCACCTTTTACCAGCAAACTAGCCAATGTAATCGCCATTCCAAATATCATTCGCCAGGGTCGGTGCACTCTAGTCGCGACAATTCAAATGTACAAAATTTTGGCATTGAACTGCCTCATCAGCGCTTATAGTTTAAGCGTCATATATCTTGATGGTATCAAATTTGGAGATGGGCAAGTCACGATCAGCGGCATGCTCATGAGCGTTTGTTTCTTATCTATCTCTCGAGCAAAG CCAGTCGAAGGGCTTTCCAAGGAACGTCCACAGCCAAACATCTTCAACGTCTACATTGTCGGCTCTGTCTTAGGACAGTTTGCTATTCACGTAGCTACGCTGATctatctttctcaatatgTCTATTCCATAGAACC GCGCCATGAGAACATCGACCTTGAAAAGGAATTCGAACCTACTCTTCTTAATTCGGCCGTTTATCTACTTCAGCTCATCCAGCAGATCTCGACCTTTTCCATTAATTACCAGGGCAGGCCCTTTCGCGAATCCATCCGTGAAAATCGTGGTATGTATTGGGGTCTTACGCTGACTTCACTGGTCACGTTTTCATGTGCTACCGAATTCATCCCCGAGCTTAACGAAAAGCTGCGCCTGGTGCCATTCACCTTTGAGTTTAAAGCTGTGCTGACAACGTTGATGATTGTGGACTACGCGGGATGCTGGCTGATAGAGAATGGGTTGAAGAGGTTTTTCAGCGATTATAGACCAAAGGATATCGCGATTAGACGGCCGGATCAAATCGCACGCGAAGAGGCAAGGAGGCTGAAAgagaaggaggaagaggagagagaaaaagaagccacGAGGAAAATTTAA
- the PEP7 gene encoding carboxypeptidase Y-deficient (EggNog:ENOG410PG39~COG:S~BUSCO:3764at33183): protein MSRRTLGGGRILGSGRSLNPTLPSTSVNQPSKLHSPSTSSVSLNSQASASQLSSDTQDLVSRISLENGDSSISRTAAAAANTYLACPICNEEMVTLLQLNRHLDDAHRNLEDEQQVEVKDWFQIQVEKAKRFQPLAVLNQKLKGLDVFESNNNPQFAPSVPTRSSTNGLVEPPRLLDPDELVTRAHWQRRSLYDVCLEPMCEKQLTMTTGCVNCRKCGRLFCEEHTMYQMKLSRSAQHDPVRGLWCRVCETCYKSRAGYNDKIGAERDHTVAFKSIRKPVVDRAFLEVSRLEKRLSRLTQLLAELPSEQVRSGTNKKWSFSWQGDQRKKIEQSVVSWEDDASVPRCPFCQQEFTTYTFRRHHCRTCGRVVCGDPDTECSSEVGLDVATSMPRVSEKPANAGKLSIDIRLCRECKSTLFDKRDFALDLAKEPPDARAYKNLVQFERGIRLLLPRFQKLLSALQDPENPPSPAQLAEASKVRKRLMDSFAQYDVAARRIRDLPTDSPTQSKLQKSIYHQATNFLHLHMLPLKTLPKILKHATPHGRHSDSTSSNGSTPRALAAINSHKHANSRVSLTSDNSTALSALETEERLLRERLIVLEEQKFFVSEMIADANRRRKFDEAASLTMNAEELGKEIDKINGMLEQLDFAGIYLPANGDQATETQA, encoded by the exons ATGTCAAGGAGAACTCTCGGGGGAGGAAGGATTCTCGGTAGCGGAAGATCATTAAATCCCACACTCCCGTCCACATCCGTAAACCAACCCTCGAAGCTGCATTCCCCGTCAACGAGTAGCGTTTCCCTAAACTCGCAAGCATCAGCTTCACAACTCTCATCGGATACACAGGACCTGGTATCAAGGATATCATTAGAAAATGGAGACTCATCCATTTCGAGGACTGCGGCCGCAGCCGCTAACACCTATCTCGCCTGCCCTATTTGCAACGAGGAAATG GTCACTTTATTGCAGCTGAATAG ACATCTCGATGATGCTCACCGGAATCTCGAGGACGAACAACAAGTCGAAGTGAAAGACTGGTTTCAGATCCAAGTTGAGAAAGCGAAACGATTCCAACCGTTAGCTGTGCTAAACCAAAAGCTAAAGGGCTTGGATGTCTTCGAGTCAAACAATAATCCACAGTTTGCTCCCTCCGTTCCGACTCGATCCTCTACAAACGGGCTTGTTGAGCCACCCAGGCTATTAGACCCAGATGAACTTGTGACTAGGGCACATTGGCAACGGCGTAGTCTGTACGATGTGTGCCTGGAGCCTATGTGTGAAAAACAACTCACTATGACAACTGGTTGCGTGAATTGTCGAAAATGCGGACGGTTGTTTTGCGAGGAACACACAATGTACCAGATGAAGTTATCTCGATCTGCCCAACATGATCCCGTCCGTGGCTTATGGTGTCGGGTATGTGAGACATGCTACAAGTCGAGAGCGGGCTACAACGATAAAATTG GGGCGGAACGCGATCATACCGTAGCTTTCAAATCCATAAGGAAGCCAGTGGTAGACAGAGCGTTTTTGGAAGTGTCGCGGTTAGAGAAAAGGCTCAGTCGGCTGACACAGCTTCTCGCCGAGCTTCCTTCCGAACAGGTACGATCGGGTACGAACAAGAAATGGTCATTTTCCTGGCAGGGAGATCAGAGGAAAAAGATTGAACAATCTGTTGTGAGCTGGGAAGACGATGCTAGCGTTCCGAGGTGCCCGTTTTGTCAGCAAGAATTTACCACATATACGTTCCGAAGACACCATTGTCGGACATGTGGCCGTGTAGTTTGTGGTGATCCAGACACGGAATGCTCTTCTGAGGTTGGGTTAGATGTAGCAACAA GTATGCCCCGTGTATCAGAGAAGCCGGCCAACGCAGGAAAACTTAGTATAGATATTCGGCTCTGCAGGGAGTGCAAGTCTACGCTGTTTGATAAACGGGATTTCGCGCTAGATCTAGCTAAAGAGCCTCCTGATGCTCGGGCATACAAAAATCTTGTTCAATTCGAAAGGGGAATCCGACTTTTGTTACCTCGGTTTCAGAAACTTTTGAGCGCCCTACA AGATCCCGAAAACCCCCCTTCTCCGGCTCAGTTAGCAGAAGCTTCTAAAGTACGCAAGCGTCTTATGGATTCCTTCGCTCAATATGATGTTGCAGCCCGCCGCATCCGTGATCTTCCTACCGACTCCCCGACACAATCCAAGCTCCAAAAGTCCATATATCACCAAGCCACGAattttcttcatcttcacaTGCTTCCACTGAAAACGCTTCCGAAGATCCTTAAACATGCAACACCTCATGGTCGCCATTCTGATTCTACATCATCCAACGGATCAACGCCTCGTGCACTTGCAGCAATCAATTCCCATAAACATGCGAACAGCCGCGTGAGCCTGACCAGTGATAACAGCACCGCCTTATCTGCTCTTGAAACAGAGGAAAGGTTACTGCGAGAACGATTGATAGTACTCGAGGAGCAGAAATTTTTCGTATCAGAGATGATTGCGGATGCTAATCGTAGAAGGAAGTTTGACGAAGCCGCCAGCCTTACGATGAATGCAGAGGAGCTGGGTAAAGAAATCGACAAGATTAATGGGATGTTGGAGCAGTTGGATTTTGCCGGGATTTACCTGCCTGCTAATGGTGATCAGGCTACGGAAACCCAGGCTTGA
- a CDS encoding uncharacterized protein (EggNog:ENOG410PG6P~COG:J~BUSCO:2818at33183), producing MSAPTGTTELPERPKEAKPPKKKTAKQPKDNSAKNANKGPKKQAGGAAGVDVTQDPEFMFKVGFLADVYQERPISDKIPKVITRFPPEPNGFLHIGHSKAIAVNFGFARYHGGSCILRFDDTNPEGEEEKYYKAIEDIIHWLGFKPIRVTAASDNFEKLYQLAEDLIRRDGAYVCHCTKAEIKVQRGEGTGGERFPCTHRSRPIEESLTEFRAMRDGKYKPGEAALRMKQDLENPNPQMWDLFAWRILDHEHKAHFRTGSNWKVYPTYDFAHPLCDSIEDISHSLCTTEFELSRESYEWLCDKLDVYKPMQREYGRLNITGTVLSKRKIIELVKKGYVRDWDDPRLYTLIALRRRGFPPGAILSFVNQLGVTKAKINVQVVKLEQTVRQYLETTVPRLMAVLEPLKVIIDDLPDDFVEMVEVPFSKDPSFGSRKVPFTKVVYIEKSDFREVDSPDYFRLAPGKTVGLMKAPHPITATSFEKDPETGEIICVHAKYEKPVEGLPVKKAKTYIHWVGESPAHSSPKRAEVRAFNQLFKSDDPSAHPDGFLADINPDSEQIFTNAFIETGFDEVCRSAPWPKEQNKESGEGEGETKAKEDGDASMVEPYSIRFQGMRMGYFTVDTDSKPDAIVLNRIVTLKDSAGKS from the exons ATGAGCGCGCCTACGGGTACCACCGAGCTGCCCGAACGGCCAAAGGAGGCCAAACcgccaaagaaaaaaacagCGAAGCAGCCGAAAGATAATAGTGCCAAAAATGCTAATAAGGGCCCTAAAAAACAGGCAGGAGGTGCCGCTGGTGTAGATGTCACCCAAGACCCCGAATTTATGTTCAAAGTCGGTTTCCTGGCCGATGTGTATCAAGAGAGACCGATTTCAGATAAGATCCCAAAGGTTATCACGCGATTTCCCCCCGAGCCCAACGGGTTTTTACACATTGGCCACAGTAAAGCCATTGCGGTTAATTTCGGCTTCGCTCGATACCACGGTGGCAGCTGCATTCTGCGATTTGACGATACGAATCCCGAGGGCGAAGAGGAAAAGTACTATAAGGCAATTGAAGATATAATACATTGGCTCGGTTTCAAGCCTATCCGTGTTACAGCTGCCAGCGATAATTTCGAGAAGCTCTACCAGCTTGCCGAGGATTTGATCCGCCGTGATGGTGCCTATGTCTGCCATTGCACAA aggccGAGATAAAAGTTCAACGCGGTGAAGGAACTGGTGGCGAACGTTTTCCTTGCACTCATCGATCACGCCCCATTGAAGAATCCTTGACCGAATTCCGAGCTATGAGAGATGGAAAATATAAACCAGGCGAGGCTGCACTTCGGATGAAACAGGATCTAGAAAACCCGAACCCGCAGATGTGGGATTTATTTGCCTGGAGAATCCTCGACCATGAGCACAAGGCTCATTTCCGAACCGGAAGTAACTGGAAGGTCTACCCAACTTATGACTTTGCCCACCCCCTCTGTGACAGTATAGAGGATATTTCACACTCCCTTTGTACCACGGAGTTTGAGCTTTCTCGCGAATCATACGAATGGTTATGCGATAAGCTAGACGTCTACAAGCCGATGCAAAGAGA ATATGGCCGCTTGAACATAACCGGAACCGTTCTCTCCAAGCGTAAGATTATTGAGCTGGTTAAAAAAGGCTATGTTCGGGATTGGGATGATCCCCGTCTCTATACTCTTATCGCGTTGCGCAGACGCGGATTTCCTCCCGGAGCTATCCTCTCTTTTGTCAATCAGCTAGGCGTAACCAAAGCTAAAATCAACGTTCAAGTCGTCAAGCTTGAACAAACGGTCCGTCAATACCTGGAAACCACTGTTCCACGTTTGATGGCTGTACTCGAGCCGCTCAAGGTTATCATCGATGATCTTCCCGATGATTTTGTTGAAATGGTCGAAGTGCCTTTCTCGAAGGATCCATCTTTCGGG TCCCGTAAGGTACCGTTCACAAAGGTAGTGTATATAGAGAAGTCGGATTTCCGCGAGGTCGATTCCCCCGACTATTTCCGCCTAGCACCTGGTAAGACGGTTGGTCTAATGAAAGCGCCTCATCCCATAACCGCAACTTCTTTTGAGAAAGATCCAGAGACCGGGGAAATTATTTGTGTTCATGCCAAGTATGAGAAACCTGTTGAGGGATTGCCAGTGAAGAAGGCAAAAAC CTACATTCACTGGGTCGGCGAGTCACCCGCCCACAGCAGTCCTAAACGTGCAGAGGTCCGCGCGTTTAACCAGCTATTCAAGTCGGATGATCCTTCTGCCCACCCAGATGGCTTCCTGGCAGACATCAACCCCGACTCCGAACAAATATTTACGAACGCTTTTATCGAAACTGGATTCGACGAGGTCTGTCGGTCTGCTCCTTGGCCGAAAGAACAGAACAAGGAGAGCGGTGAAGGAGAGGGTGAGACCAAAGCAAAGGAGGACGGGGATGCGAGTATGGTGGAACCGTATAGTATTCGATTCCAAGGCATGCGCATGGGCTACTTCACCGTCGACACAGACTCGAAGCCTGATGCAATTGTGCTAAATCGGATTGTTACATTGAAGGATAGCGCGGGAAAATCTTGA